One genomic window of Tenacibaculum tangerinum includes the following:
- a CDS encoding endonuclease MutS2 — protein sequence MKASISEKTLQDLEFTTVLEQVATHCISSLGKEKTMQIQPISNQKNLFFELHLVNEYLASFENENRIPNHYFEDISEEIKRLAIENSFLETASFLKIATVSETVNEQKKFLKKFQTYYPSLFALSDEVEYTTVVVDSIKKIITPYGEVADNASPTLKQLRKEIGSVRGKISESFSRALSKNMASGYLDDIKETVIDNQRVLAVLAMHRRKVKGSLLGSSKSGNIVYIAPQATLSYSRELQNLLYEEKQEVVRILRALASEIRPFTPLLTAYVSFLTHLDMVAAKAKYAKRVNGLLPKITKEKKLYFKDAYHPILWQKNKDKQITTVSQTIKLNEQQQIIVISGPNAGGKSITLKTVGLLQVMLQSGLLIPVHERSETTLFGTILTDIGDNQSIENQLSTYSYRLKNMRYFLRKCNDNTLFLIDEFGTGSDPELGGALAEIFLEEFYEKKAFGIITTHYANLKVLADELEHVTNANMQFDERTLEPLYKLYIGQAGSSFTFEVAQKNGIPYSLINRAKKRVETEKVRLDKTISKLQKERNRLQKTSESLQEQKSKGQAHIENLQEKESRIREKLEGFQELYDNNQRMLSLGRKVNELLNKYFQTNNKKELSTNFFKWVTAEKTKHLKKNPPSKKTKTEKKQEKVAAQKQQEAIQKVEKEVLQKVVKVREEKKKEAEKIAKERAAYVFKVNDRVRLIDGNAVGTIDKIEKKKAFINYGLFTTEAKIEQLELVERAKK from the coding sequence TTGAAAGCGAGTATTTCAGAAAAAACACTTCAAGATTTAGAATTTACAACCGTTTTAGAACAGGTTGCAACGCATTGTATTTCTTCTTTAGGAAAAGAAAAAACAATGCAAATTCAGCCTATTTCAAACCAAAAGAACTTGTTTTTTGAACTGCATTTGGTAAACGAATACCTAGCTTCGTTTGAAAACGAAAATCGAATTCCGAATCATTATTTTGAAGATATTTCTGAAGAAATTAAGCGACTTGCTATCGAAAATAGTTTTTTAGAAACAGCTAGTTTCTTAAAAATAGCTACGGTTTCAGAAACCGTAAACGAACAAAAGAAATTCTTAAAAAAATTTCAAACCTACTACCCTAGCCTATTTGCCCTCAGCGATGAGGTAGAGTATACGACAGTAGTTGTAGATAGTATTAAAAAAATTATTACTCCCTATGGCGAAGTTGCCGACAACGCCTCTCCAACCCTAAAACAATTACGGAAAGAAATTGGCTCGGTAAGAGGTAAAATTTCGGAAAGTTTCTCACGTGCCTTAAGCAAAAATATGGCAAGCGGCTATTTAGACGATATTAAGGAAACCGTGATTGACAACCAACGTGTATTGGCAGTGTTGGCAATGCACCGACGTAAGGTAAAAGGAAGTTTACTGGGTTCTTCGAAATCGGGGAATATTGTGTACATCGCCCCACAAGCAACACTTTCTTACAGTAGAGAATTGCAAAATTTACTGTACGAAGAAAAGCAAGAAGTAGTTCGCATATTACGAGCCTTAGCTTCAGAAATAAGACCCTTTACTCCGTTATTAACTGCGTATGTTAGCTTTTTAACGCACCTAGATATGGTGGCTGCCAAAGCAAAGTACGCCAAACGTGTGAACGGCTTACTTCCAAAAATAACAAAAGAAAAAAAGCTGTATTTTAAAGATGCTTACCACCCTATTCTTTGGCAAAAAAATAAGGACAAGCAGATAACCACCGTTTCACAAACCATTAAGTTAAACGAGCAACAACAAATCATTGTGATTTCGGGTCCGAATGCAGGGGGAAAAAGCATTACCTTAAAAACGGTTGGTTTGCTACAGGTAATGTTGCAAAGCGGCTTGTTAATTCCTGTACACGAACGTAGTGAAACCACTCTTTTCGGTACTATTTTAACAGATATTGGCGACAACCAATCCATCGAAAATCAGTTGAGTACGTATAGCTATCGCCTAAAAAACATGCGTTACTTTCTGAGAAAATGTAATGACAATACCTTATTTTTAATTGATGAATTTGGTACAGGTTCTGATCCGGAATTGGGAGGTGCATTAGCTGAAATTTTCTTAGAAGAGTTTTATGAGAAAAAAGCTTTCGGAATTATTACCACGCACTATGCGAATCTTAAAGTGTTAGCGGACGAATTGGAACATGTAACCAATGCCAATATGCAATTTGATGAACGTACCTTAGAACCGCTGTATAAGTTGTATATCGGACAAGCAGGGAGTTCTTTCACCTTTGAGGTTGCTCAAAAAAACGGCATTCCGTATAGCTTAATTAACCGTGCAAAAAAACGTGTGGAAACAGAAAAGGTTCGCTTAGATAAAACCATTTCTAAACTTCAAAAAGAGCGCAATCGTCTGCAAAAAACTTCGGAAAGTCTACAGGAACAAAAATCCAAGGGACAAGCACATATTGAAAATCTGCAGGAAAAGGAATCGAGAATTCGTGAAAAATTAGAAGGGTTTCAAGAATTGTACGACAACAACCAACGCATGCTTTCTTTAGGAAGGAAGGTAAACGAATTGTTAAACAAATACTTTCAAACCAACAATAAAAAAGAATTGTCTACCAACTTTTTTAAATGGGTAACGGCTGAAAAAACGAAGCACTTAAAGAAAAATCCGCCTAGTAAGAAAACCAAAACAGAAAAGAAACAAGAAAAAGTTGCCGCACAAAAGCAACAAGAAGCTATTCAAAAAGTAGAAAAAGAAGTGTTGCAAAAAGTGGTTAAAGTTCGTGAAGAAAAGAAAAAAGAAGCCGAAAAAATAGCCAAAGAAAGGGCAGCTTATGTGTTTAAAGTAAACGACAGAGTCCGTTTAATCGACGGTAATGCCGTGGGTACGATTGATAAAATAGAGAAGAAAAAAGCGTTTATCAATTACGGTCTATTTACTACCGAAGCTAAAATTGAACAATTAGAGTTGGTAGAACGAGCGAAAAAATAA
- a CDS encoding NACHT domain-containing protein — protein MIDIETIFAQVLFKNLIDKGIKGVDSFFDKQLANINSKAKKKLKTEEFNFFKENYDLDISESSVITHIKNNLNAAITWSNEINFSTAISSKELKNIFVDIDLYLSPLKTRFDTDEKTDKISSKKFLKEFQKNKIVYGGAGAGKTTLIKKVFNDYLANHNEFDFSFPLVIRFRELDYENHINQKSFGLFKILVDLLGIHIKFPVEYLDAFGFEYYNLLKNTVISFFNESKVLLIADGFDEIPDSKLKSRIEKEFQELSLNLVDSKFILTSRSNDFLLQLTNTNTYEICPLNDRQIKSLIGKWITNRKKSKDLFDKIKDSPYYDTTMRPLTLSHLCAIYERKKTIPPKPRYIYDFVLNLLLEAWDQQRSIVRPSKYADFYIEKKKEFLAHLSYWLSFHLGRNVFSSDDIRKCYNKIHKSHNLPSSQAKKVVTELENHTGIFVQTGYNSYQFSHKSLQEFLTAKYLSASPRLPEVKVLKNLPNETAILMCLSTHPNYYFEVLNKNFKQFDEHFWGVFFNRLIEEKPDFDESPGAIVFFLNNIWHQRDLIFKKAFLKLLESTNLRIGFKEFFKLYDANGTFEECSSYIYNNIKIPLSERNYYPTQIYIDNEVSEIIKNYT, from the coding sequence ATGATTGACATAGAAACAATATTTGCACAAGTTTTATTTAAAAACCTAATAGATAAAGGTATCAAAGGAGTTGACTCTTTCTTTGATAAGCAACTAGCAAATATTAATTCTAAAGCAAAAAAGAAATTAAAAACAGAAGAGTTTAACTTTTTCAAAGAAAATTATGACCTCGATATTTCTGAATCTAGCGTCATTACACATATCAAAAATAATTTAAATGCTGCTATAACTTGGTCTAATGAAATTAACTTTAGCACTGCTATATCTTCCAAAGAATTAAAAAATATTTTCGTAGATATAGATTTATATCTATCCCCTTTAAAAACACGTTTTGATACAGATGAGAAAACTGATAAAATAAGTAGCAAAAAGTTTTTAAAAGAATTCCAAAAAAACAAAATAGTTTATGGAGGAGCTGGTGCTGGTAAAACAACTTTGATTAAAAAAGTATTTAACGATTATCTAGCAAATCATAATGAGTTTGATTTTTCCTTCCCGCTTGTTATCAGATTTAGAGAATTAGATTATGAAAATCATATCAATCAAAAATCATTTGGACTATTCAAAATATTGGTTGATTTACTAGGAATACATATAAAATTTCCAGTAGAATATCTTGACGCCTTTGGATTTGAATATTATAATCTGCTTAAAAATACTGTGATATCATTCTTCAATGAGAGTAAAGTACTTCTTATTGCAGATGGATTTGATGAAATTCCTGATTCTAAATTAAAATCTAGAATTGAAAAGGAATTCCAAGAACTATCCTTAAACCTTGTTGACTCAAAATTTATTTTAACGTCCAGAAGTAATGATTTTTTGTTGCAATTAACCAACACGAACACCTATGAAATCTGTCCTTTAAATGACCGACAAATAAAATCACTAATTGGCAAATGGATTACAAATAGAAAAAAATCTAAAGACCTATTTGACAAAATCAAAGATTCACCATATTATGATACTACAATGCGACCGTTAACACTGTCTCATTTATGCGCTATTTATGAGAGAAAAAAAACTATTCCACCAAAACCGAGATATATTTATGATTTTGTTTTAAACCTTTTATTGGAGGCTTGGGACCAACAAAGAAGTATTGTACGACCTTCAAAATATGCTGATTTTTACATTGAAAAGAAAAAAGAATTTTTAGCTCATTTATCTTATTGGCTTTCATTTCATCTGGGTAGAAATGTATTCAGTAGTGATGATATTCGTAAATGTTATAATAAGATTCATAAAAGCCATAACTTACCTAGTTCTCAAGCAAAAAAAGTAGTAACTGAATTAGAAAACCATACTGGTATTTTTGTTCAAACAGGTTATAATTCTTATCAATTTTCACATAAGTCATTACAAGAATTTTTAACAGCAAAATATTTGAGTGCTTCACCAAGACTTCCCGAAGTAAAGGTGTTAAAAAACTTACCAAATGAAACAGCAATATTAATGTGTTTATCAACACATCCTAACTATTATTTTGAAGTTTTAAATAAAAATTTCAAACAATTTGATGAGCACTTTTGGGGTGTTTTTTTTAATAGACTTATAGAAGAAAAACCAGACTTTGATGAAAGTCCTGGAGCTATCGTTTTCTTTTTAAATAACATATGGCATCAAAGAGATTTAATTTTCAAAAAAGCATTTCTTAAATTGTTAGAATCTACTAATTTAAGAATTGGATTCAAGGAATTTTTTAAACTCTACGATGCTAATGGAACATTTGAAGAATGTTCGTCATACATATACAATAATATAAAAATTCCATTATCAGAAAGGAATTATTATCCTACTCAAATTTATATTGATAATGAAGTATCTGAAATAATAAAAAACTACACCTAA
- a CDS encoding transposase, translated as MRYKKWTLEQKLEILASSEEIGIVEACRKYSVSTGTFYSWKKKFEHKGEAGLKVTYNTKSKELKATEEENRVLRKLLSDKEIELEVQRELLKKKFGTSDLRKI; from the coding sequence ATGAGATATAAGAAATGGACCTTAGAACAGAAGTTAGAAATATTAGCTAGTTCTGAAGAGATAGGTATAGTAGAAGCCTGTCGTAAATATAGTGTTAGTACTGGCACTTTCTATAGTTGGAAAAAGAAGTTTGAGCATAAAGGAGAAGCTGGATTGAAGGTTACCTACAATACCAAAAGTAAAGAACTTAAAGCTACAGAGGAAGAAAATCGTGTATTGCGAAAGTTACTTAGTGATAAAGAAATAGAACTAGAGGTACAGCGAGAACTCTTAAAAAAAAAGTTTGGGACATCAGATCTAAGAAAGATTTAG
- a CDS encoding caspase family protein — protein sequence MDRKSLVIGINNYSHFPDLDNCINDSIDIHHFLETNDFDSKLLENPNQSELIREIAEFKKSINENTISLIYFSGHGLQDEKYNYIVPSDSEIRINEDIKYNCILVDDLLIETSKKNLHILILDACRNNPFQDGKKGISFGLAKMDAPAGTLIAFSTSPNSASIERKSERNGIYTKHLIKNFNVPNIPVELAFKNTRNDVMSDTDEKQIPWEESSLFGENFSFITKEESISDVEKIINQWIENKTEINTLQLLPFLEEPLFSLIPLDILHLIQSLVQISFDKESKGIIPKTTDEGYLFEKIVDDHLPRFQKRIVLEYSESEFIDCTILNEISILNDINYGFNWIEEPEDSFPQMISNEIEYDGKIGILSCFLTIEDNEHYLKPIIIFKENPLTFINYSILTGKKAEEFLNCFFEKRKPYEKEIPDPTFGIGLSMDDLFEDN from the coding sequence ATGGATAGAAAATCTTTGGTCATTGGAATTAATAATTACTCACACTTCCCTGACTTGGATAATTGTATCAACGATTCTATTGATATTCATCATTTTTTAGAGACAAATGATTTTGACAGCAAGTTATTAGAAAATCCTAATCAATCCGAACTTATAAGAGAAATTGCAGAATTTAAGAAGAGTATAAATGAAAATACTATTTCATTAATTTATTTTTCTGGTCACGGTCTACAGGATGAAAAATATAATTACATAGTTCCATCTGATAGTGAAATAAGAATAAATGAAGATATAAAATATAATTGCATTCTTGTAGATGATTTATTGATTGAAACATCAAAAAAAAACTTACACATACTAATTTTAGATGCTTGCAGAAATAATCCATTTCAGGATGGAAAAAAAGGTATTTCATTTGGACTAGCAAAAATGGATGCACCAGCAGGAACATTAATTGCTTTCTCTACTAGTCCAAATTCAGCTTCAATTGAAAGAAAAAGTGAACGAAATGGAATTTACACGAAGCACCTGATTAAAAATTTTAATGTTCCAAATATTCCTGTTGAATTGGCATTTAAAAATACAAGAAATGATGTAATGTCAGATACAGATGAAAAACAAATTCCTTGGGAAGAATCATCCTTATTTGGTGAAAACTTTTCATTTATCACCAAAGAAGAATCAATTTCAGATGTTGAGAAAATTATAAATCAATGGATTGAGAATAAGACCGAAATTAATACTTTACAATTGTTGCCATTTCTTGAAGAACCTTTATTTAGCTTAATACCTCTTGATATTCTTCATTTAATACAATCATTAGTTCAAATTAGCTTTGACAAAGAAAGCAAAGGAATAATTCCAAAAACAACCGATGAAGGTTATCTATTTGAAAAAATTGTTGATGACCATTTACCAAGGTTTCAAAAAAGAATTGTTTTAGAGTATTCGGAAAGTGAATTTATAGATTGCACAATATTAAATGAAATTTCAATCCTCAATGACATAAATTATGGCTTTAATTGGATTGAAGAACCTGAGGACTCATTCCCGCAAATGATTTCGAATGAAATAGAATATGACGGAAAAATTGGGATTTTAAGTTGCTTTTTAACAATAGAAGATAATGAACATTACCTAAAACCTATAATCATATTTAAAGAAAATCCATTAACTTTTATCAATTATTCAATATTGACCGGTAAAAAGGCTGAAGAATTTTTAAATTGCTTTTTTGAAAAAAGAAAACCGTATGAAAAGGAAATTCCAGACCCAACTTTTGGAATAGGACTTTCAATGGACGACCTGTTTGAAGATAATTAA
- a CDS encoding alpha/beta hydrolase family protein has translation MKKVSIILFLFISNFIFSQGEFNNEKEIKNIQNYNIEEISKKVNETITIFGTLFTPKSDYNKILVIVSGTGKISQKAHNYLTEYMLENNIGVFKFDKRGVGKSTGEYNDQPKIYTSDFIEIYREFEKSKFTKNKKIGFLGHSLGGIVTTLSIEQKIKPDFLIQWSAPIGKPRELLKYQIENGIKNYDNLIIGKNTEERINALNYVYQLIDKNPNKTAWELWKIGKKESKKINVNKKSFSNYLMPHNVEFARIDNTKTYQNIDFPTLVIIGKEDILVDPIQSKKELNKIANSNIEFKEIGKLNHFMTKKGTNQLTNEIYNVDASFKEYLVNWIIELKK, from the coding sequence ATGAAAAAAGTGTCAATCATATTATTTCTTTTTATTTCAAACTTTATTTTTTCTCAAGGAGAATTCAATAATGAAAAGGAAATTAAGAACATTCAAAACTATAACATTGAAGAAATAAGTAAAAAAGTAAATGAAACAATTACAATTTTCGGAACATTATTTACACCAAAATCTGACTATAATAAAATACTTGTAATCGTATCTGGAACAGGAAAAATATCTCAAAAAGCTCATAATTACTTAACCGAGTATATGCTTGAAAATAATATTGGAGTTTTTAAATTTGACAAAAGAGGAGTAGGAAAATCAACAGGAGAATATAATGACCAACCAAAAATTTACACGAGTGATTTCATTGAAATATATAGAGAGTTTGAAAAATCAAAATTTACAAAAAACAAAAAAATAGGCTTTTTAGGTCACAGTTTGGGTGGAATAGTTACAACTTTATCAATTGAACAGAAAATAAAACCTGATTTTCTAATTCAATGGTCAGCACCAATTGGAAAACCAAGAGAATTATTAAAATATCAAATTGAGAATGGAATTAAAAATTATGACAATTTAATAATTGGAAAAAACACTGAAGAGCGAATAAATGCTTTAAATTATGTTTATCAATTGATAGATAAGAATCCAAATAAAACTGCTTGGGAACTATGGAAAATCGGAAAAAAAGAATCTAAAAAAATAAACGTTAACAAAAAGTCTTTTTCTAATTACCTAATGCCTCATAATGTTGAATTTGCTCGAATTGATAATACAAAAACATATCAAAATATTGACTTTCCTACTTTGGTAATTATTGGAAAAGAAGACATTTTAGTCGACCCAATACAAAGTAAAAAAGAATTGAATAAAATTGCAAACTCTAATATTGAATTCAAAGAAATCGGAAAGTTAAACCACTTTATGACAAAAAAAGGAACTAATCAACTAACAAATGAAATTTATAATGTTGACGCTTCATTTAAAGAATATTTAGTGAATTGGATAATCGAACTAAAAAAATAA
- a CDS encoding uracil-DNA glycosylase, with product MQVKINDSWKNILQPEFEKPYFENLASFVKNEYAKHTCYPKGSAIFAAFDFCALDDLKVVIIGQDPYHGQGQANGLCFSVHDGMAHPPSLINIFKEIETDIGIPYPESGDLSRWAKQGVLLLNATLTVRAGEAGSHQKQGWEQFTDAVIQKISLEKDNVVFLLWGGFAKQKAKLIDKSKHHILTSGHPSPLSANRGYWFGNKHFSKTNSFLQSIGETTIQW from the coding sequence ATGCAAGTAAAAATTAACGATAGCTGGAAAAATATTTTACAACCCGAATTTGAGAAACCGTATTTTGAAAATTTGGCGAGTTTTGTTAAAAACGAATATGCAAAGCATACCTGTTATCCCAAGGGTTCTGCTATTTTTGCTGCGTTTGATTTTTGTGCCTTGGATGATTTAAAAGTGGTAATTATAGGGCAAGACCCATATCACGGACAGGGGCAGGCAAACGGACTCTGTTTTTCGGTGCACGATGGTATGGCACATCCGCCCTCGTTAATCAATATTTTTAAAGAAATTGAAACAGATATAGGGATTCCGTATCCAGAAAGTGGCGATTTGTCGCGTTGGGCAAAGCAAGGAGTGCTATTATTAAATGCTACGTTAACGGTTAGAGCAGGCGAGGCAGGGAGTCATCAAAAACAGGGCTGGGAGCAATTTACCGATGCGGTGATTCAGAAAATATCTTTGGAAAAAGACAATGTAGTATTTTTATTATGGGGTGGTTTTGCAAAGCAAAAGGCAAAATTAATTGATAAAAGCAAGCATCATATTTTAACTTCTGGGCATCCTTCACCCTTAAGTGCCAATCGTGGTTATTGGTTTGGAAACAAACATTTTTCTAAAACGAATTCTTTTTTACAAAGTATTGGTGAAACCACGATTCAGTGGTGA
- a CDS encoding IS3 family transposase, whose amino-acid sequence MRSKKDLVDVTYEKHKCSKTKIIKIVGIVESSYYRVPSGGKKGNKPSRQTFHNTKGFVSQDVLVTSIKEILQHEFIDCGYRLMTSYLNRDGYTINHKKLYRIMKEEGLLKLCNRIDRSGSGRKFVKFRKVQTNRPLECLEMDIKMVWIPSEGKNAYLLSVIDVHTRRILKDYFSFTIKQNNVIALLSELFEDYEYPNNVVIRSDNGSQFIAKKVREYLGLIGVQQEFTHIATPEENAHIEAYHGILKKEVFKRFDYQYFGEIEQILKRYLKFYNNRRLHDLLGRITPMEKWNADEHLITMKKLTA is encoded by the coding sequence ATCAGATCTAAGAAAGATTTAGTAGATGTAACCTATGAAAAGCACAAGTGTAGCAAGACAAAAATTATAAAAATAGTGGGTATTGTTGAGAGTAGTTATTATAGAGTTCCTAGCGGTGGCAAAAAAGGAAATAAGCCATCTAGACAAACCTTTCACAATACAAAAGGTTTTGTGTCACAAGATGTCCTAGTAACTTCTATAAAGGAGATCTTACAGCACGAGTTTATAGATTGTGGATATCGATTAATGACTAGCTATTTGAATAGAGATGGTTACACTATCAACCATAAAAAGCTATACAGAATTATGAAAGAAGAAGGATTGTTAAAGCTTTGCAACAGAATAGATAGAAGTGGTTCTGGACGTAAATTTGTAAAATTCAGAAAGGTTCAAACCAATAGACCATTAGAATGCTTAGAAATGGATATAAAGATGGTTTGGATACCTAGTGAAGGCAAAAACGCTTACTTACTCTCTGTAATTGACGTTCACACACGCAGAATATTAAAGGATTATTTTTCATTTACTATTAAACAAAACAATGTAATAGCACTGCTATCAGAGTTATTTGAAGATTATGAATATCCTAATAACGTGGTCATTAGAAGTGATAATGGCAGTCAATTTATAGCAAAAAAAGTACGTGAATATTTAGGTTTAATCGGAGTCCAACAAGAGTTTACACATATTGCCACACCAGAAGAGAACGCACATATTGAAGCCTATCACGGCATATTAAAAAAAGAAGTTTTTAAAAGGTTCGATTATCAATACTTTGGTGAAATAGAACAGATACTAAAGCGTTACCTGAAATTTTATAACAATAGAAGACTTCACGACCTATTGGGACGCATAACTCCAATGGAAAAATGGAATGCAGATGAACATCTAATTACTATGAAAAAATTAACAGCTTAA
- a CDS encoding DUF6000 family protein, with product MDEKTKKQIELHSAGATVRHSSPFAELKHYSNETEITAEFIKKWCVPFYMFGINNSEKFNQNLKPIRAELNTEVVKKLLGDFNWRTRIVGAYFASILELKSVEEIIGIHLLKSQVCYAGNGYCLALATFNTKRGIQYLKRYLEYYLIRKDLHFDQTGVMCALKWTDELNGTNETENYLKLYNEWNSKPYGQSLKHSFKGFEKQMNNLKLIKTA from the coding sequence ATGGACGAAAAAACTAAAAAACAAATTGAATTACATTCTGCTGGAGCAACAGTTAGACATTCAAGTCCATTTGCTGAATTAAAACATTACTCGAATGAAACAGAAATAACGGCTGAATTTATCAAAAAATGGTGCGTCCCATTCTATATGTTCGGAATAAATAACTCGGAGAAATTCAACCAAAATCTTAAACCAATACGTGCTGAATTAAATACCGAAGTTGTTAAAAAATTACTTGGCGATTTTAATTGGCGAACAAGAATTGTAGGAGCCTACTTTGCTTCAATATTGGAACTGAAAAGCGTTGAAGAAATAATCGGAATTCACCTTTTAAAAAGTCAAGTTTGTTACGCTGGAAATGGTTACTGTTTAGCATTGGCGACATTTAATACAAAAAGGGGAATTCAATATCTAAAACGGTATCTTGAGTATTATCTTATTCGAAAAGACTTGCACTTTGACCAAACTGGTGTGATGTGCGCATTGAAATGGACTGACGAACTAAATGGTACAAACGAAACGGAAAATTATTTGAAATTATACAATGAGTGGAATTCCAAACCTTATGGACAAAGTTTAAAGCACTCTTTTAAAGGTTTTGAAAAACAAATGAACAACTTAAAGCTAATAAAAACTGCGTAG